The sequence ATGTATGTATATTTCATACTGTTACCAAAtatatcttaaattttttttaacacagTTAGCTCAACACAAAAAGTGGAGCAGAATGAAGGataacaaaaaaacaaaacataaatataaataacaaGTTGTAATCCGTAGTCAtttccggcattgccatcaacaaccaaacggaTCAACTCCACACCATTCCTTGTAACTCAAGAAGGACGGAATCTTTACTCCTTCAACACTTGTCTCAACTCTCTGAAGACTCTGCTATTCCGCTCCAAATATATCTTAAAAGTTACCAAATATATCTTAGAAGTTAAGCAATGTTACAAAAATGCATGCTTGATTTTTCTTCAACAGGGATGCTGCAACCGATCACTACCTTTTGTATTGCAATTGCTATGCATATGTACAAGTCTTCTTGATATTGCTAACTGATAATGATTGTGATTTTAAAATGTGAAAAAATGCTAGGGGATTAAACAATTTGGAGAAATAAAGAGATACAAGTTTAGGCTATAAATCTTAGAACAAGTGTTTTATAACACTAATGTGACTAAAGCTTTCCATGGGAATAAAATGTGTCATTTATGACTTAAAAAGAATTAAGGTATGCATAAATCTGTGAAATATTCAACATATTAAACATCATATCCTGTAATATTCAGAGACTATGTCAAtgttttgctaattcaattacaTAACAGAAAAAAAGGGGGAAATGAacaatgaaaagaagaaaaacataTGGTTACCATGTACAACACCACCATTACATACAAGAATCACCCTCACATTCATgaccatcctcctcctcctcctcctcctccttctttgtAACTACACAAATCACCAAAAAGACTGCTAAATCATGAAGGAGCAATGCCACACCATGTTTTCCTTCATATATTCTCCCTCGGTCCATCGTTAACCGTCAACCGTCGCTGACGGTTATTAGGGACGGAGGTAGTATATGATGAAACATCATAAGTACTGCAGAATCTTCAAGAGGCTCAATGACCATTTTTTCCTTTTGATGAGAAGAATCTACTAAAACCCCTTGCATGTTTCTCTGGTGTAGTAGTTGAggaggctgaagaagaagatgCTGATTTTGTAGGCCTGTGGTTTGATTGCATAGATTGGAAGTTTGACTCATTATCTGAGGGGCTATATAAAGTATTGGTGTAATGCAAAGGGGACTCAGCACCTTGTCTTTGCACAAAGCCAGAATTAGCAGTGTCCATTTCAGCATGATCTTGAAGATTTGGGCTATGAGGAGCATGACCATTATGCTCTGTGTAGCCTTCAACCTTTTGACTTCTCTCATTGTATGGAGACACCATTGGTGGCTCCATTTGAGGGTGCAAAGACTTCAATTGTTTGCCAAGAAGAAATATGGTTTCTTGACACTCAGCTAGCTTTTCAGCAGCAGCAGCCAACTCTCTCTCCTGGGATAACAGAGAATTTAATCCAAGATTAACATATTGAAAGGAAACCGGATTTCAGTTATCGAGTGATTTTGTCGATAAAACAGATTAGGTTAATTTTGAAGGAGAAGTTAACATGTCTTTTTTGCACTATTTGGCAACATCAAAGTGTCAAATTACACATTTTGAAAGTTTCAGGCGTATAGGCGCATGAAGCAAAAGTTTCTAACTTCTTTGATTAATACTAAAAGTTTCccaaatttatgcatttttcataGAATAGGCAAGAAGATGCTAAATAAAGCATGGAAACTTCTTTTGATTGGAATTATAGCCGTACCTGCTTGTTCTTAAGTTCATTATCAGCGGCTGCGCTTTCACTCCTAACAAAGAGAGTAACACAGGAATTAGAAATTAGAAACAACTTGAGAGATTCAATGACAACGAATTCTTGAAAAACATGTGTAGTAATTTAGTGTTGCCAAGCAAAACAATACACCATGTTACTTAGATCAGCTTAAACACAAATGCAATAAGCAGGATGTGCACATGTTCATGATATACTATATGAAAAGGGATGAGTGTCTAACCTTTGTAATTGCTCCTCTAGCTCCTTGGACTTGGCCAAAGCTGCTTCATGACCCTTCTTTTCCTCTCTCAGTTCATTTTCCAGAGTTTCCATCTTTGCACGCAGATGATTTAGTTCGGTTTCAAATTCCTGGGCGCGTGCTTCAAGTGACCTGTATGACTCTGCCATACATTTCAGTTGTGTCTCCGCCAAGCTGTTTGATCTTTGAGCAGAAGTCAGTTGTGACTTAACTTCAGCTAGAAGTTGCTCTGTCTCTTGCAATTGAGATTTTGTGGTTTCAAGACTTTCAACACATTTTGACAGATCTGCTACAGCCTTCTCTTTCTCGGACTTCAGTTCTTCAAATTCCTCAATCGTGATCTTTTGTGCTGCAACATTCGATTCATAACCTGAAATCGGATTTCCGTCATCAGGGACCTCAGGATCAGAACAGGGATTAAGAATATCGGAATGACCATTCTGATATCTCTCTCCTTTCGAATCATTCTGAACTAACTTATTTTCCGGCAAAGCAATCTTATCTATACAATCAGGACTGTTAGTTTCAGCTTCTGTACCCTTGTAACCAAGGATATTGATTCTGAATTCACTTGCTTTAGCTAAAACATAAGACAGATCAAGAACAAACTGTGGCAAGGTTGCTTTATTGCTTGTAACTTTATTAAAGGTGGCGGAGAACTCCTCCAGCTTTCTGCTTATTCCATCTTCATCGGAAGATATCTCATGAACCGTCGTAGCTTCTCTGCCTAGAAGCAAGACAAAATCATGAATCTGAGAGAAGGCAGCCTCTAAATCTGAGCTTATCTGCTCATACTCTGTAGGTTGCTCAGACGAAATGAGTTCTTTTTGGGTACTTGAGCCAGCATCTTCATGATTATCCTGCTTCTCACATGGAGTCTCAGAAGGCTTAACATCCTTAGAGATAACAGCTTCAGGGTCCCGAACTGAAGTGTTGGGTGCATCTTCAAGAACACGTTTAACTTCTTCCAGGATCTTCGCTATATCAGCATCATTTGACATGGActcaaaaatagaaaatatttttgattggaCCTCTGCAAACAACAAACCATCAACATTAGACTTTGGATCAGGTTCTGGCAACACTGCATCAGAAGATACTTCATTTGGTGATGGAGTCGAGCCACTCTTATTTTCCGAGGTATCATCTTTACCGGTACTGACTTCTGACACATCATTAGTCATAACTTCAGTCGTCTTATCAATTGAAGGAACTGAAACTGTGGCATCTACGTTAGAGTCATTTGATAACCGAGCCAGCTTCTCCACCTCCAAAAAGTCATCCATTAGCTCCAATTTCTTACAGGCTTCAGATTTGCTAAACTCATCAGTGCTCTTCTCTTTTGGGAATTGTTGGGATAGCTCGGATATTACCGCTGTAGACCAAGATTCAGCACAACTTGCAGCATCATCAATTCCATCTTCAGACATGGAGATCAAACTCGGTGCATAGCTTGCATTGCGCCCGTAAATGTTTTCAGGGGTTATATGGATGGTAGATTTTGGAGATCCTTTTTGTTGATTACTTTGCGCTTCCAATAATTGAAGTTTGCTTAGTGTTTTAGCACACATACTCCTTGAGGCCTGCAATTCACTGTTACGTTTTGCCAAAGCTTCTTTGAGCATCTTTGTCTCTTCTTCCATTGTCAATAAGCGCTCTGTAAGGAATTCGTTATCCTTCTGGAATTTCTGTACATTCTCAAGGGAGAATTCGGGCACAGGAGACATATGAAGACTAGCAGGTTTGACGGGAGACTTCCTTAATCGACTTTCTCCATAATCTCTACCAAGATTCTCAACCTCTAGTTTCATTTGTGCAAGAGCAGCTGGTCCAGGTAACTTCTTCCGCACAAGACCACGTAGTCTTTGGCATTCTGCCTCcaatttagtaatttttttaacACCCTCCAGGTGCTGCTTATTAGCAACTTCTGCTGATCTCATACTCATGTTCTTTTCTTCATTGCGAATCTCGAGCTCTTTGGAAATGACATGGATTTCATACTTAAGAGAACTGATTTCTCTTTCGCATGATTCTATGTTGCCCTTAAGATGCTCAATTTCAGCCTCAGCATTAGCTTTTTCTTCACTCAATTGGATTATCATGTTAGAACGCTCCTGCAGGGTTCTTGACAAAGCCGCATTTTCAGCAGCGGACCTCAGGAGTTCTTGTTCAAAGCTGGCTATCTTTGCCTCAAGCTCACCCTTAATCTTGTCAAGTTGCTTGGTTTTTGTGAGAGCGACTTCCTGTATTTTCTGTTCATGTTCTTCCTTCAGGTTTCTTATCTGCCGCATGCACTCCTTAAGAGCACCATCCAATTGTGATGCATGGTCCTCAGCAGTGAGTTTTGAGAGAGTGACAGTTTCCAGATGGTTCTTCAATGCCAAAGCTTCGGCTTCAGCCTTTTCCCAGCCTGCAAAAATTCAATATGGCTTCAATTGCAAGATCCAAAAACTACTTCATATTATGGCATACTTTTTTGAGTTTATCATTTATTCTATGTAATAGAATCATCAAAGGCTCAAAGCCGCATACCTGAAACAGCTTCTTCGGCTACTTTAGCATGCTGTTTTACCAAGCTCTCCTTGGTATTTATCTCCGAGTTCGCCGCCGACAGCTTTTCATTCAAGTCTTTGATCTCATCCTCCAATGTCTGAATTTTTTCTTCACATGTCTTCACTTGATCTTCTAAACCAGTCAGATGCGTGTACGACTCTACCGAGATTTGGACATAGTTTGGCTTCTTGTAACTCTCCTATTAGCACAAGCGAAGGCAACAAAACCAAATGAATGACTTTAATGGCATTGCTAAATCCACAAAAACCAATTTATCAAAGTAAAGGTCCTAGAGAAACACATACAGGATGCTAAGGGATAGAAAAAAATTACAATGATATGAATGAATGCTGAGAATCCAATTACCAAAAACTAAGCAGCCAAATCAATTAAACTCAAAAAAATTCCTCAAGCACAAAATAAACATTCCATTTTTCTGAAGTGCCAatgaatattatatatatacctgATTAGCCTCAGATGATGCACTAGCAGAATCCAATGCTGCTGCTGCTTTCTCAAGCACAGCCTTGTCAGATGATTTCTTCTTCCATGGCCACCGCCGGTCCATTGAAAACTACAGACACCCTTTTAGAAACTGAAACACAAAATTCAATTAGAATCAAAATGAGGCCATTCTGTTTTCACCTTCACTGCATCACACTACCAAATTCAAATAAAACATGCTATTCACACAAAATTCATCAGTTAGAACAAAAAACAAAGCCATCTTTACTAATCACACAAACAACATTGTAATccagaatcaacaacaacaaaaccAACAACCCCACCCTTTGACAAAATGGTAATCACTCACTCTCACAAAGAACATCCAGGTTCCGTTTTCCAACACACAAGTATACAGTAAAATTGTTTTGCACAGTGTTGGATAGTGTCGGTAGTGAAGGctcacacatacacacacacacacacacgaaaTTGAttagggaaaaaaaaaagtgtcaaCATAGCACATCAAAATGaagccctttttttttttttaaatgggtCCCCTGATTGACACAATTTTACTATTTTTGAGAAGATTTGGCATTTCAGAAAAACAGTAAATAGTAAGAAACATAAGCCAAACAACAATTTAACTAGAGTATCTATCAAACCACGATCTCCAAGATCTAACCGCTGCAACTTCCTCCATTGATAAAAATTTCATAACATCATCAATAGAAGAATTgaattaatagaaaaaaaaaatcatttatttctttatttacaTATCACAAGTGATTGGTTGCAATGGAAGTGGACTGTTATTCAGCTTAACTTTACCAATTTaagaaagagtttaattttaattaatcttACTGTGAGAGCAatgttgaaaattaaaataattaatgaaaGTAATGATTTTGCTTTTGTAGACAAGCTTCTGTAGTGGCTCAAATTAGATCCAAATTAATATAATTGAAGGAAAAAATTGTCCCTTTTCATTTTTCAAAAAAGTTCGAGGCTGCATGGAACAAATCCGAGGAAGTTTGCTGGGGAAGTGAATGGTGGTGAAATTGAACAAAATACGGTGTCGTTTTGAGTAATTAAGCACAAAAAAAGCAACATTGGAAGCACTGGTTGAACACGGAGTCACCGACACACAGAAATTAAGTTAGAAagcaaaaaaataacaaataaatgacGGTGAATGGAAACGAATAAGTTAGGGAAGTGGGAACAGAAATGAACACCACAAAAAGTGAGTGACTTTGCAAATGAAACGAAATAAATTAGAAAACTTGAATGAATAATCAGTTAATAAGGGAGAAAAATCTTAAGGGGAGAGAGAGTTGAGAAGAGCAtcaatggaagaagaagaagaagaagaagaagaagacgacgaagaagaagaagggtgtTGGAGTGAGAATGCAGGTAATTACCAGAGGAGAATGTTGGTGGTTATGTTGTGAAACAGAGAAGAGTGACAATGGGGTTTGTTATTGCTGTTattgtagagagagagagagacagagagagaaggaagaagaagaggaggaagaagaagagagagagagagagagagaggtgggtaGGCTAAGATATTGGGAATTAGGTGGCCATCTTAGAAAGCTAAAATGGCCTTTTAACCCAAACACCAtatcataataattttttttttttttgNNNNNNNNNNNNNNNNNNNNNNNNNNNNNNNNNNNNNNNNNNNNNNNNNNNNNNNNNNNNNNNNNNNNNNNNTACTACATTACCAACTGTAAAAGATTTTTCTTGGTCGAGTGATCAGCTCACTTGTCCGCTTAAATAAGTGTCGGAGTTTCAAATTTCGCTTTGTGCATGTAGCAACCGATTAGCCAATGACAGACTCTCAAATGGAGCTCAGATCCGCGACGGACTAGTCCTTGACCTGTTAGGTTGGGGGTATCGTGggcaacaaaaaaaaagagatttttctttgtttttttttattattttgtcaaTACCAAATTACTTGAGTAGTTtcatatttgaaaataaaaaaaaaatggatgGTTAAACagctataatttttaaaatttaaagtctATTTAGTTAacgtttttatttttagtattttttaaactaaaataacattttattatttttattattctttcttttctatgaatacaaaattaataataaaatacaaactaaaaatacagaaattatttttaatatagaaataaaaataatactttagttaaatattaatatttgaaGTATATTATAACATTGTGGAAGTACAATAAAGGTGCTCGATACACATTTTGTGTTGACTCTTCACCTGCAAAATTCATTCACATATAATTACAccaaataattttattttcaacaaaaataccaatatttttttcatataaaaaaattagctCCAAATATGTTGTAAATTTTTGAGAGAATCCTATCCAAAAATCAAATAGTATAAATAGTATAGTCTAAAATATTATGAAGTTTGTACTCTAATTCTCTAAGATGACTAATGAAACTCACTACACACTCATTTTATTGATAGATTTTACAAACTTTTATGCAAAGTAATGTCGAAGACATAAAAATTGTGCTGTAATCACATGTTAGTAGAATTGTTTGATTTTATAATAATAGTTATCTGAAAGACATATATAATTAATTGATATAGtagcataaaaaataaaaaataagatattgTGGATTGAGAAATGGTGcgcaaagaaagaaggaaagaaaggaaGCTTGAGTTAGAAGGAGGGCATATCGCGTTTTAGTGAGCTGTATCCGATAATGGAGAAGCAAAGAATAAAAGCCATTATTTTAGTCACTCTTTACTTTAATTTACTTTACACCAATCATAACAACATAAATTATTATTCATTATAATTATAATGGTTTCTTTATCTTATAATATAGTATAATGGGAAGATTAAGCTATGTAAAGTCCTAATTCAGTTACCAAtattattgattttaatatataataatgtGAGTGTATGTGAAATGAGATATTAATTAAGGGGATTGTTaccttattttataaaattagagaaTATCAATAACTTTTTATAGTGTTTGtggttaaaaaatatatattatatgtcttactaattaaaattatttctaatttaagaATAAATTTTAACTGTTATTGACTAAATTAAAAATATGATATTTGTTATAAATAATAATGTAccataacaaaattattaattaattaggaGGGAGCAGTGACTAGTGTATACAGCTAAATAGAATTTGGTATATTGCTCAAATGAGTTGGCTGCTTCCTAAAGTGCATTACTACTGTTACCACTTAATTGATATGACATCAACGTCATAATAATATTGGAAGATTTTCAAGTGTATCGTCGTATCGATGTATCAatgatttttaaccgttgatcttaattatatatattatatatatatttttataattaaaattaacggttAAAATTACTGAAACACCGATATTCNNNNNNNNNNNNNNNNNNNNNNNNNNNNNNNNNNNNNNNNNNNNNNNNNNNNNNNNNNNNNNNNNNNNNNNNNNNNNNNNNNNNNNNNNNNNNNNNNNNNNNNNNNNNNNNNNNNNNNNNNNNNNNNNNNNNNNNNNNNNNNNNNNNNNNNNNNNNNNNNNNNNNNNNNNNNNNNNNNNNNNNNNNNNNNNNNNNNNNNNNNNNNNNNNNNNNNNNNNNNNNNNNNNNNNNNNNNNNNNNNNNNNNNNNNNNNNNNNNNNNNNNNNNNNNNNNNNNNNNNNNNNNNNNNNNNNNNNNNNNNNNNNNNNNNNNNNNNNNNNNNNNNNNNNNNNNNNNNNNNNNNNNNNNNNNNNNNNNNNNNNNNNNNNNNNNNNNNNNNNNNNNNNNNNNNNNNNNNNNNNNNNNNNNNNNNNNNNNNNNNNNNNNNNNNNNNNNNNNNNNNNNNNNNNNNNNNNNNNNNNNNNNNNNNNNNNNNNNNNNNNNNNNNNNNNNNNNTcctttttgactttttttttggttaaaatattgcctaaaataagatttttttttatcattatacATAGTgagtatattaaaaaataaaattcggAAAAATATTATGcaaattttagataatttttgcTAATTTCAATTAAGTTTCattatttgttatatatttttatttaaatgaacAAAGCTAATAAGTTTCACAATAATTAGACAATTAGACTAGTAATATGAATATCACAGGTTGTTAATCAGATTCAAGAATATACGACAAATGTGATTAGTGATTACTATTCCTATCTTATTGATCATCCATTAGTTTGTTTGCAAAGTAATTATGATATATAGTTGAAAAGTGAGGAAATTAAATTGTTTTGTTAGAAAAGGTGCCTAAATTAATCACATATTTTTAGTTAGAAAATGAGTTCCAACTTCCATGTAAAACAGTGTAACACTTATTGACAATATCTTGTAATTAAAGTTAAGCTTATGCACAAAGAATTTAATTAATCTTGCAGTCAAGTACAATTACCAAAATACCTAGTAGTACACATAATAAATATGAAAcacatcaattaaaaaaatatttattactcTCATAAATGATTTGACCATGTCACCTACCATACTAGTACTAAGTAAATGATCAGTGCATTATTGTTACTTATTCAACTCTTTCATTCAATCTATGTAGTATTAAAAAAATTACGAAATTAAccaatttgggttggtcgagtggttagCTCACTCGTCTACTTAAATAattgtcgggggttcgaatcccgcatGCGATATTCTCTTAAATGGAATTTAGATCTGCGACGAATTAGTCCTTAACCTGTCAGATTGAAAGATACcgttaaaaacaaaaagaaaattatgaAATTCAAAATAAGTTCTTATTTTTACTGAAAATATTTATTGTATATTGTGATGAAATATATATGCTTATTAGTTTAAAATTttgtattaataataataatcttaatttGTACCTTTTAAAGCACATGCTAGCTAACTTTATTAGTAATAATTGGAAAACcctaaatatatatgtatatatgtgtagtATTAAATCCCTCGTGCTATACATGTGGGCTTGAATTTTTTCCACTCATTACAACTAGGTGGTATTATTTtgaaagaaatattttattttcacaatttaaattaataattatgtatAATATTACTTAATCTTATGATAACGTATATAAGAACAACTGGGTCACAAGTACAAAGTTCAATTAAGCTTCCAGCTATTTTAATTAACTTGGTGTTAGGTAGTATGAACCAATATAATTAATGAATAATGTTATA is a genomic window of Arachis ipaensis cultivar K30076 chromosome B06, Araip1.1, whole genome shotgun sequence containing:
- the LOC107645304 gene encoding filament-like plant protein 4 encodes the protein MDRRWPWKKKSSDKAVLEKAAAALDSASASSEANQESYKKPNYVQISVESYTHLTGLEDQVKTCEEKIQTLEDEIKDLNEKLSAANSEINTKESLVKQHAKVAEEAVSGWEKAEAEALALKNHLETVTLSKLTAEDHASQLDGALKECMRQIRNLKEEHEQKIQEVALTKTKQLDKIKGELEAKIASFEQELLRSAAENAALSRTLQERSNMIIQLSEEKANAEAEIEHLKGNIESCEREISSLKYEIHVISKELEIRNEEKNMSMRSAEVANKQHLEGVKKITKLEAECQRLRGLVRKKLPGPAALAQMKLEVENLGRDYGESRLRKSPVKPASLHMSPVPEFSLENVQKFQKDNEFLTERLLTMEEETKMLKEALAKRNSELQASRSMCAKTLSKLQLLEAQSNQQKGSPKSTIHITPENIYGRNASYAPSLISMSEDGIDDAASCAESWSTAVISELSQQFPKEKSTDEFSKSEACKKLELMDDFLEVEKLARLSNDSNVDATVSVPSIDKTTEVMTNDVSEVSTGKDDTSENKSGSTPSPNEVSSDAVLPEPDPKSNVDGLLFAEVQSKIFSIFESMSNDADIAKILEEVKRVLEDAPNTSVRDPEAVISKDVKPSETPCEKQDNHEDAGSSTQKELISSEQPTEYEQISSDLEAAFSQIHDFVLLLGREATTVHEISSDEDGISRKLEEFSATFNKVTSNKATLPQFVLDLSYVLAKASEFRINILGYKGTEAETNSPDCIDKIALPENKLVQNDSKGERYQNGHSDILNPCSDPEVPDDGNPISGYESNVAAQKITIEEFEELKSEKEKAVADLSKCVESLETTKSQLQETEQLLAEVKSQLTSAQRSNSLAETQLKCMAESYRSLEARAQEFETELNHLRAKMETLENELREEKKGHEAALAKSKELEEQLQRSESAAADNELKNKQERELAAAAEKLAECQETIFLLGKQLKSLHPQMEPPMVSPYNERSQKVEGYTEHNGHAPHSPNLQDHAEMDTANSGFVQRQGAESPLHYTNTLYSPSDNESNFQSMQSNHRPTKSASSSSASSTTTPEKHARGFSRFFSSKGKNGH